AATCTAAAATCCTCTGACACATGGGTAGCTGAATACCGTAAGTGGATGGACAAAGTAGGGCATGGAATGCCTTATCATTTTGGGCACAGCACCATTTCATTGCCCAAAGAGCCTGCTGTGGTGGAACATGCACCGGCCGGACTGGTTGCCGGAGTTTCAGCATCTGCACCAGCTAAGGGAGGGATTGGATCAATGTATGCTCCAAACTTGGCAAACCGGTATTTCCGGCATGTAATCCATTGCAAGGGATGCAGAACCGTCATTAAAGCTTTCCAAGCCTGGAAAAATGCCCTTTCTGTTATGGCTCTTACACTGACCGCATTGGCAATCCTAGTGTCTGGAAGGCAGTGGAAGGCCCTTCTTTTAGTACTGGCAACCGTGTGCTCTGCTGGAGCTTATGGATGCTCAACTGCCGTTGCACTGAATACAACCAACTTCATTAGGACACATAGGAGATTGTAATATATCAAACGGTACGTTTGTTACTTCAGGGAGGAAAAGAACCCATAGGATTACAAAGGACAATGAAAATATAATGTGGCACTCCAATGTAGATTGTGGCGTTGGAGTTGATTCTACCATCAAGATTTTTATTGCAAATGTTTCTCAAATTTATACCATTTATCTGTCTGTCGGCTTCGAGTCGATCAATTTCGCCTGTTTCAGCCGTGGTCATGCTTGAACCGAGATTTAGCACAGCCAACTCTCTTCGTTTGCGATTTGTGCGTTAGTATCTAGCCCCAACAGCTGCCTGATAGTTGGAGTCCAATTGAGTTGAAAGGCAATCAAGTCTTTTAcaaattaagataaataaataaagggaaatgatttttaaaagtttcaaatagataaattctatacaagtctttgtaaaaaaataaattttattttaaaaaaatgtaaaaaaaattattatttattaataaaatttattattttataaaaaatttgaatgaaacttgtttatttaaaatttgtatctaacgttactaataaataaatatacgatCACTGAAATTagtaaatgatgatgatgtaaTACGTCGGACGACCTGCTGTCACCATGATCTCTTAAAGTGTAGATGGGATTAAAAAAAGCGGGGATTACTGACAAGTGACAACCCTGTGCCACTGAAGAAAGCAAGCTAGTTTCCAGCCTATTTAAATGAGTAACGGGAAAGCGGGCCCGGCTACTTTCAAGTACAAATAACCAGCACTAAAATTCAAGAATTAATAACAAGTTACAATTGATCAATTGCTCCTTACAGGTAAAAACAACGTAAAATAAGTGTAACTGTTTGCGGTCAGAGAAAGAAGCTTCATAACGACCCTAAGTTAGGCTAACCTCGTGGCTGAAAGCCTTCTATTCATCTACAACAATCCATGTGCCAAAAAGTTATCTCTGCTCATCATGGTTATCGATAAACTATACAAAAAATTCCTTCACTTTTCACTCACAAATCATCACTTGTTTCTCACTATGCACCCCAAACTACCAAAAGTTTCAGCTTCCACCCTAAACTGcctatatttttcaattacacCCTCAGTTAAGATCTAACATTAAGATTGTGACACGTGGCCAATCATTCATTTAACGGTCAGATACTGACCGAGAGtccaaattgaaaaatatatgtagTTTGGCATACAAAGTTTAGGGTGCAAAATGAAAAACAGTTGGTAGTTTGTGGGTGAAAAGTATAATTCAACCATCTTAAAACTTGagccatcttttttctttttctccacttACAACTGCATTTGATGCTGATGCCTGAGCTGCCTCAGCCTCCGCTAAAGCTTTCCGAGTCTCGTTTAATTTTCTCATGGCAGCTTCGTAAACCACCTTCTCCTTCCGGTTTCTGTTAACCATTTCTTCAAGCTTCTCAATTCGCATCCTCAGGTCCTTTACCTCATCATCATAAGCAATCAGAGCCCGCCTATCTACTTTCTTCCCCTCCCCAGAACATCTATTTTGATGCTTCTTTCCTGACCCACCATTTAGAGCTTCACTATGCATTGCGAGTTGGTTATTGATAAGACTAAAGACATCTGGTCTCaattcctcttcttcctttGCTGCCCTAGCCAATGCTGCAAACTTCTTATCACGTTTCCTCTTACCACCTCTGCTCCGCTTCTTCCCTTGACTCTCGTTGGTCTCTTCACCTTCACAAGATTCAAGAGCATGATCGAGAGATTGCTTTGGCGGAAGGACCTTCACACTGATGGGATTCAACATTCCCTGTCCAGAAGCTCCTAAACCCATCCCATCACGATAACCCATATTGGCCATCATTTTTGAAGCTATACCCCGGGTGTGATTCTCCCACTTGGCAAATATGGTAGTTTCTGTCTGGATTCCTCTCTGCTGGGTGGTGCTTTCAAGAAACCCTATACCTTGTGAATCTTCTTCATAATTGCTAGAATCAGACTGTTCAGAGCCGGAATCACTCTCCTCATCATCACTCACTTGGGCATATTCAGATAATGAGATTGCATCTGGCCCAAGCTTTGCAGAGCTTCCATCATCTCGAAAAACAACTTGCCCTTCTCCAAGTTTGTCATCCCATGATTCAAGTTCAGCTTCTCTCCAAATGCCAGATTTACTATCTGATATTGCCCAAATACTGGAACCCACAAGTGACTGATCCCAAATTGTTGGGATGTACTTCTTCAAGGAGGCCAATGGGACATCAACACCTGTACTCATCAAACCCATGTACGCTTTAAGAAGCTGGAAGTAACCACATGAGCAAATGATAAATACAAGGACAATGATAGAACACAGTTGCCGTGTGACACCATAATAGATGTATAACAGGCAAATAAAGCTTGCACCATTTGATTAAAAAACCATGAATTCATATTGTGAATAGTTCTATCACAGTTGCCACATTTCTCTTCTGTTGGCAAGACTAATGCCAAGCAATTCTATCACCTTCTATAGAAAGCAAACTCGAGACCAAGCAAGCTTCTTTGATTTTCTAGGTACATCATAATGACCTTCATCTGCAAGCTGCTTTTCTAACATAAGAGGCAGCCTATATCCTCCCATTCACCTCATACTATGCATTGCAATGAATGGCAATAACAATGCACACATGAGAaaagtaacattttttaaaacaaaattgcaAGATTTCTACTCATATAATTGAAACAATTGCAACATACCATGTGATAAGCGACAATTAGTACCGAATCGACATCGTTGTTGTAGAAAGAACTTGCACATCTGCACAAGTACCATGGTGTTTTACTCAACAGCCTAGGCAAATTATTTTTCAGTTATGGTAGCACAAACTGATGCCTAACAACATTATGTAAATTGCTTTTCtcttacaagaaaaataaaatccatttcACTAAACTTGTAATTGCATGTGCAGACGTGTCTGTACATTCTTATAATCTATGTTAGAGGTGCTTAACAGGCATTTTGTAATTGCTACCAAAGTTCCCCAGCAAAAGGTAACACTATCAGATGAGAAAGATACATGATGTATTGTTTACATGTATCCATGCATTTATACACATGtataaaacaaacaataaaatattcaaattattacACCCGCCACGCTTCCCCCAAAACTAGCTTACATCAGATCTTCTATGACTCTAAACTTGCAAGGAACAATTCAAATGTTGAATATCTATGTTTTAGGGAGTAATCATTAAGTTCAACCAAAGACGACAATAAATTTTTGTGTACAGTACCCAGTGACTAATGATATCatggatttcttttttctactaaaaataagagcaattcaatttttatgCGTGGCATATGTCATTTGTTTTACTGAACACTATAATAACTGAATAAATCCCGAGTAAAGTTCATATCTCATAACTAAAATGTAGCTTTCTGGAACCCTCGAGTAGAATGCCATGTGACACTAACACCTACATCAAATATGTTATGGAGATACACGCATTATTTGTGCATGCAACCACAAAATACATGGTTGAAAACAGAAgcgaaagatttttttttccccaaaatcAAAAGGGAAATATACGATTTTGACAAGGCCACGCAGAAAACAGAGGataaaaaaattgtgcataCCAACATATTTTCGGCTGTTGgtgtaagaaaagaaatttttgcAGAATCAAAACTGTCTGACTCAACGACTCGACCCGTGTACCATCGGCCATCAGTGTGACGGAATCTACATTTTGATCCAACCGAGCAAATTTGCTCCTCCAGTGGTTCCGGTTCAATGTCTGCTGAGTCAAGAGGCTCGACTTTAACATCCTCAGATGTGGGGTTGAAACCATGGAGCGCCGAATCAGCTTCTCGTAGCAATCGTGCACGCTTTAGGTGAAAAAGTCCTTCCTCTGCATCTTTTATTGCCTGAACAAGCTCCTCATGAACCTGAGTGAACATAACAGTTGAGTCTATCAAGTAGCAGGAGCCATAATGAAATCAAAAGAAAAGTATCTGCAATTTAACTGTGGCGTCTTGAAACGAGTTCCAAAGTGAATAAACATCAATGCATCCAACacctttgaaaaatttatacTCTTCAGCTAGTGGAAAAATTAGGCAATGAAAAAAAACCAACGTACACAAAGGGAGGGAGCAGTGAAATAACTCGGTAAAGCAACGccgtttttattaattttaacaaaattgaaTTCAAAGTTTGAAATACCGAAGCTTCGATATGTACAAAAATGGGCACACCCGATCTTCAATAAACCCTTAAAACAgttaaactagagagaaacAATTTGGCAGTGCAAAACCAATACCGACATTAATGATTGTTCGGACTGGACAACCAGCAAAAACTCTTCTTCCTAGTTCAAAAACCACATTTCATTGGTTAATTTGATATTATCGAAATATTGACTCCCAATCGACGGAAACcctatgattaaaaaaaaaaaatcgttggGTGACGAAAGGGGCCGCATAAAAGAGAGGACGTACCGAGAGAAGCTCGGGATTGGCGGGGTCAGAGGCTAGGGCTTCGTTTAGAGTAGCAAGTGAATCTCTTTGATCTTGCAATTGAAACTCCAGCTGGTTCTCTAGAAGTCTCTCTTCCTCGCTCCCCATTTTAAGTCGAAGTTTCGCCGGAGGGGGAAGGTCTTTGTCTTCGGAGAGGGGTGCTTTTCTCCGTAGGAGTGTGCTGTGAGAAAAAAGAACACGTACGTTCGTCTTTGGACCAAAATTCGGACCATGCGAGAGGTTGTGCGTGGCCTAGAC
This genomic interval from Juglans microcarpa x Juglans regia isolate MS1-56 chromosome 4D, Jm3101_v1.0, whole genome shotgun sequence contains the following:
- the LOC121260703 gene encoding zinc finger CCCH domain-containing protein 22, coding for MGSEEERLLENQLEFQLQDQRDSLATLNEALASDPANPELLSVHEELVQAIKDAEEGLFHLKRARLLREADSALHGFNPTSEDVKVEPLDSADIEPEPLEEQICSVGSKCRFRHTDGRWYTGRVVESDSFDSAKISFLTPTAENMLMCKFFLQQRCRFGTNCRLSHGVDVPLASLKKYIPTIWDQSLVGSSIWAISDSKSGIWREAELESWDDKLGEGQVVFRDDGSSAKLGPDAISLSEYAQVSDDEESDSGSEQSDSSNYEEDSQGIGFLESTTQQRGIQTETTIFAKWENHTRGIASKMMANMGYRDGMGLGASGQGMLNPISVKVLPPKQSLDHALESCEGEETNESQGKKRSRGGKRKRDKKFAALARAAKEEEELRPDVFSLINNQLAMHSEALNGGSGKKHQNRCSGEGKKVDRRALIAYDDEVKDLRMRIEKLEEMVNRNRKEKVVYEAAMRKLNETRKALAEAEAAQASASNAVVSGEKEKRWLKF